The following coding sequences lie in one Paramisgurnus dabryanus chromosome 16, PD_genome_1.1, whole genome shotgun sequence genomic window:
- the pdgfrl gene encoding platelet-derived growth factor receptor-like protein: MKLWIFFTLALLWLEVQNGVCQQPKRKKETGRKRPKGRYPKVKEKEPGSKGPSILTQVLDKGRFLRLGNTISLNPGKTLELRCKGTKIGWAYPSYLDTYNDNRLSIKQHERFGQLILTSPSGADTGEYSCWVILCDGIDCERDSDTISTTYIYFTDKDELFVPSAIHFEIAYLRPDKPTTVPCRVTNPKIQVSLHREVPPEEIPVDGTQILYNPTRGFIIQNPGPEHKGAYYCKANSTTKTTSQISTKYQLLYVEVPSGPPFATIQASSNTVSGGDVFNLTCTVLGEPEMNVSFSWRFPGQGQRPVEIQDYWRLINRGVGHTTRISQSVLIVDDAETIDFGKYICTAKNKHGETSVATLVKSDY, from the exons ATGAAGCTCTGGATCTTCTTCACACTGGCACTGCTTTGGCTGGAGGTCCAAAATG GTGTGTGCCAGCAACCCAAACGTAAGAAAGAGACAGGAAGAAAGAGGCCGAAAGGTCGATACCCAAAAGTAAAAGAAAAGGAGCCAGGAAGCAAAGGCCCATCTATTCTCACCCAAGTTCTCGATAAAGGACGTTTTCTTCGTTTGGGCAATACCATTTCCTTAAACCCTGGGAAAACTTTGGAACTAAGATGTAAAGGAACTAAGATCGGATGGGCGTATCCTTCTTATCTGGACACTTACAATGATAACCGTCTCAG CATCAAGCAGCATGAAAGGTTCGGCCAGTTGATTCTGACGTCGCCCTCTGGTGCTGATACCGGGGAGTACAGCTGCTGGGTGATCCTGTGTGATGGTATTGATTGTGAAAGGGACTCAGACACCATTTCCACAACTTATATATACTTTACAG ACAAAGATGAGCTGTTTGTTCCCTCCGCCATTCATTTTGAGATCGCCTACCTGCGCCCCGACAAGCCCACCACTGTACCCTGTCGGGTGACCAACCCCAAAATCCAAGTATCTCTGCATAGGGAAGTTCCACCAGAGGAAATCCCAGTGGATGggacacaaattttgtacaatCCCACCAGGGGCTTCATTATTCAGAATCCCGGTCCAGAGCACAAGGGTGCTTATTACTGCAAGGCTAACAGCACCACTAAAACCACCTCGCAAATATCCACTAAGTACCAGCTGCTGTATGTGGAGG TGCCCAGTGGCCCACCTTTTGCCACTATTCAGGCTTCTTCAAATACAGTGAGTGGGGGAGATGTCTTTAAtcttacatgcacagtcttggGCGAACCAGAGATGAATGTAAGCTTCAGCTGGAGGTTTCCAGGGCAG GGTCAAAGGCCGGTGGAGATTCAAGATTATTGGAGGCTGATAAACAGAGGTGTGGGTCACACCACACGCATTTCCCAAAGTGTCTTGATTGTGGATGATGCTGAAACGATCGACTTCGGAAAGTACATCTGCACTGCCAAAAATAAGCACGGAGAGACATCCGTAGCCACATTGGTAAAATCAGATTACTAG